A stretch of the Mustela nigripes isolate SB6536 chromosome X, MUSNIG.SB6536, whole genome shotgun sequence genome encodes the following:
- the MXRA5 gene encoding matrix-remodeling-associated protein 5 isoform X2 produces MPAQAHWPALSVVLILLWGRPRPTLACPHPCTCYVPSEVHCTFRSLASVPAGISKHVERINLGFNSIQALSETSFAGLTKLELLMIHGNDIPSIPDGALRDLSSLQVFKFSYNKLSVITGQTLQGLWSLMRLHIDHNKIEFIHPQAFNGLTSLRLLHLEGNMLHQLHPGTFSTLTFLDYFRLSTVRHLYLADNMIRTLPTGMLQNMPLLENLYLHGNPWSCDCEMKWFLEWDAKWKGTLKCKKDKAYEGGQLCAMCSSPPTLHQQEIHKLKDITCLKPSIESPLRQNTSKNSEEEEDLEEDGDSQLSLEGFQFPPWNISLNMTDEHGNTVNLVCDIKKPMDLYKIHLNQTDPQEIDINATVALDFECPMTRENYEKLWKLIAYYSEVPVRLNQELMLSKDPKVTYQYRQDVDDDALYYTGVRAHIVAEPEWVMQPTIDLQLNRRQSTAKKVLLSYYSHYALTIPTKEARQSRSRSWVMIEPNRAVQRAQTVLEGSPCQLSCNVKASESPSIFWVLPDGSVLKAPMEDENGKFSILTSGWLRIKSTEQSDSGLYQCIAQVRDEMDRMVYRVLVQPPATQPPNGHMVTIQKNPGEPVMLPCSALAIPEAQLSWILPNKRIINTSANSSHAYMLANGTLSIPKVQVSDGGYYRCVAVNQQGADHFTVGVTVNKKGSARSSKKGRHPGGKTLSRVLGDVVEDEGGSGIGDEENTSRRGLHTKDQEVLIKTKDDATTGGKKPKKGRRKLKPWKNSVKEPETNIAEGRRVFESRRRINMANKQINPEHWADILARVRGKNLPKGTEIPQVIQTTTPPSVSPEVTPLLPAVPPPSVSPAWTTSSTEETSADASLFGEEDEVSSTVSSTKMGLESGQDGGILSDPKVTSTHLEEFIDHDFSNSEDTAPAEVDPKWATASMPHASSPTLQTLDLVSEEFTGENTATESWPPVDAGSIPEPTSNDYESPLDAVSLAESETIPYMPPDLETNPQPDAENLEELTSAPFLPNTVLWVDDSRTSEPIGGLTLGEPDALSQGHPQGETDDRHLVKGALSTQGSLVIEKGTEDNSKALQEGDMPEKDPTNSQSPESMGKHVGSTTLLDSALGVNGVTPFTHPGETTLGPLFDKVTTTVAAVMPTEKATSPLELTTQPSRKRPNGRRRFRPHRFRHRHKQTVPTTFAPMEAFSTRPTQAPEGKAPDHMWSTPGAKSWVDSTVGIPKQLEMEKQAEPISKGTPRRKHGKRPNKHRYFTSTVSSPAFATTPSPSLENKHKNVIAPGLETVLSSTTISLTTGDPHGRAAVTTTTKSHLPSNKFQEMIPVTPKPEWDGEEMKNYGVTNIEDYKTHSSVPDSSFTNATSPPGSEVSTVGEFQEESAPSGFPGTSHWNTPSVHQPWRLQTDKPLASSMETFTDSPFLKQVEDLGVPSEFPPSFAASTLFQPEKEVVSTTVSSIKVEPSSSKAETTIRAQDHHESTPVEIRPRHHTPTPVQMEKTESPPQATTLVSLVQTFTKPTPLPSKTPPTSTDSKENVFLNYVGIPEAKAPPVNNEGTQHIWTPNELSTPSSNQDKFNPAPKQPLEKEALDGKTPNSLPHGHDGNHQNGRVQMFPQPARIPAKPILPRGTVRPPHTATEGSFRFFVTFQPPRHLTNKPGITSYPSRVLPENKQLTTPRLPSTTTPFVPVHKPKPGIPTKLTDPGMGHFNSNSKVFGNNNIPDLRDPVGKLPSSRVPHHPNGRFPFFFNKTLSFPQLGITLKPQTPTSPTPVIRERKVNPGPYNRIHSQSVIHVDFGPPAPPLSHVPQATGPPSTNLQNIPVVYSTRSSIPFMASSGQPSRSFHQSSSKLFSAAGPPASNFWMVGEKPQILTKSPQTMSVTAETDAVFPCEATGKPTPFITWTKVSTGALMTPNTRVQRFEVLKNGTLVIRKVQVQDRGQYLCTAKNLHGVDRMAVLLTVTVQQPQILASHYQDVTVYLGDTIAMECLAKGTPAPQISWIFPDRRVWQTVSREEGRITLHENRTLSIKEASFSDRGVYQCVASNAAGADSLAIRLHVAALPPVIHQEKLENISLPPGLNIHIHCTAKAAPLPSVRWVLWDGTQIRPSQFINGNLFVFPNGTLYIRNLAPKDSGRYECVAANLVGSARRTVQLTVQRAAANARITGTSPQRTDVRYGGTLRLDCSASGDPWPRILWRLPSKRMIDSLFSFDTRIKVFANGTLVVKSVTDKDAGDYLCVARNKVGDDFVVLKVNVVMKPAKIEHKEENDHKVFYGGDLKVDCVATGLPNPEISWSLPDGSLVNSFMQSDDGGGRTKRYVVFNNGTLYFNEVGMREEGDYTCFAENQVGKDEMRVRVKVVTEPAAIRNKTYSVVQVPYGDVVTVACEAKGEPTPRVTWLSPTNRLIPASSDKYQIYQDGTLLIQKAQRSDSGNYTCVVRNSAGEDRKTVWIHVNVQSPTINGHPNAITTVREIAAGGSRKLIDCQAEGIPTPRVLWAFPEGVVLPAPYYGNRITIHRNGTLDIRSLRKSDSVQLACIGRNEGGEARLIVQLTVLEPVEKPIFHDPVSEKITAMAGHTISLNCSAAGTPTPTLLWVLPNGTELQSGQQLQRFYHKGDGMLHISGLSSMDAGAYRCVARNSAGYTERLVSLKVGVKPEVSNQYHNLVSIINGETLQLSCVPPRGRPARFSWTLPNTMLLEGPQTRGRFSLWENGTLMVRDASVFDRGTYMCKVDTEYGPSVMNFPVIVIAYPPRITSEPTPVIYTRPGNTVKMNCMAMGIPKAEITWDLPDKSHLTAGAQARLYGNRFLHPQGSLTIQQATHRDAGFYKCTAKNILGTDSKTTYIHVY; encoded by the exons ATGCCCGCGCAGGCGCATTGGCCAGCCCTCTCCGTGGTGCTGATCCTGCTCTGGGGGCGTCCTCGACCCACGCTGGCCTGTCCTCACCCGTGCACCTGCTACGTTCCGAGCGAGGTCCACTGCACATTCCGCTCCCTGGCTTCTGTGCCCGCTGGGATTTCTAAACATGTGGAAAGAATCAATCTGGG atttaatAGTATACAAGCTTTGTCAGAAACCTCATTTGCGGGACTGACCAAGTTGGAGCTCCTCATGATTCACGGCAATGACATCCCGAGCATCCCCGACGGGGCTTTAAGAGACCTCAGTTCCCTCCAG GTTTTCAAGTTCAGTTACAATAAGCTGAGTGTGATCACAGGGCAGACCCTGCAGGGACTCTGGAGCTTAATGAGGCTGCACATCGACCACAACAAGATCGAATTTATCCACCCACAAGCTTTCAATGGCTTAACATCCCTGAGGCTGCTCCACTTAGAGGGAAACATGCTGCACCAGCTGCATCCCGGCACGTTCTCCACGTTGACGTTTCTGGATTATTTCAGACTCTCAACCGTAAGACACCTCTACCTCGCAGACAACATGATCAGGACTCTGCCCACAGGGATGCTGCAGAACATGCCACTCCTGGAGAATCTTTACTTGCATGGGAACCCGTGGTCATGCGACTGTGAGATGAAGTGGTTTCTGGAGTGGGACGCCAAATGGAAAG GGACTCTGAAGTGTAAGAAGGACAAAGCCTACGAGGGTGGTCAGTTATGCGCCATGTGCTCCAGTCCCCCCACACTGCACCAACAAGAAATTCACAAGCTGAAGGATATTACTTGTCTGAAGCCTTCCATAGAGTCCCCTCTGCGACAGAACACGAGTAAGaacagtgaggaggaggaggatctCGAAGAGGATGGTGACAGCCAGCTTTCTCTGGAGGGGTTCCAATTCCCCCCATGGAACATCTCTTTGAACATGACCGATGAGCACGGGAACACAGTGAACTTGGTCTGCGACATCAAGAAGCCAATGGATCTGTACAAAATTCACTTGAACCAGACGGACCCTCAAGAGATTGACATAAATGCAACGGTTGCCTTGGACTTTGAGTGTCCGATGACTCGGGAAAACTATGAGAAGCTGTGGAAACTCATCGCCTATTACAGTGAGGTCCCTGTGAGGCTGAACCAAGAACTCATGCTCAGCAAAGACCCCAAGGTCACCTACCAGTACAGGCAAGATGTAGACGATGATGCCCTCTACTACACGGGCGTCAGAGCCCACATTGTCGCAGAACCGGAATGGGTCATGCAGCCGACCATAGATCTCCAGCTCAACCGACGTCAGAGTACAGCCAAAAAGGTGCTGCTGTCCTATTATTCCCACTATGCATTAACAATACCCACCAAAGAGGCAAGGCAGTCTCGGAGCAGAAGCTGGGTGATGATTGAGCCCAATAGAGCCGTGCAAAGAGCTCAGACTGTGTTGGAAGGGAGCCCATGCCAGCTGAGCTGCAACGTGAAGGCTTCTGAGAGTCCATCCATCTTCTGGGTCCTTCCAGATGGCTCGGTCCTCAAAGCACCCATGGAGGACGAAAATGGCAAGTTCTCCATCCTCACCAGTGGCTGGCTGAGGATCAAATCGACAGAGCAGTCAGACTCGGGTTTGTACCAGTGCATTGCTCAAGTGAGGGATGAAATGGACCGGATGGTGTACAGGGTCCTTGTCCAACCACCTGCCACACAGCCACCCAATGGTCATATGGTGACAATTCAGAAGAACCCAGGGGAGCCAGTGATGTTGCCTTGCAGCGCTCTGGCTATCCCTGAAGCCCAGCTCAGCTGGATTCTTCCAAACAAACGGATAATTAATACTTCGGCCAACAGCTCACATGCATACATGTTGGCAAATGGAACTCTTTCCATCCCAAAGGTCCAAGTCAGTGATGGCGGTTACTACAGATGTGTGGCTGTCAACCAGCAAGGGGCAGATCATTTTACCGTGGGAGTCACGGTGAACAAGAAAGGATCTGCCAGGTCATCCAAAAAGGGCAGACACCCAGGTGGGAAGACTCTTTCCAGAGTGCTAGGAGATGTTGTGGAGGACGAAGGGGGTTCAGGCATAGGAGATGAGGAGAACACTTCAAGGAGAGGTCTACACACAAAGGACCAAGAGGTACTCATCAAAACAAAAGATGATGCCACCACCGGAggtaaaaaacccaaaaaagggCGAAGAAAACTCAAACCCTGGAAGAATTCTGTAAAAGAACCTGAGACGAACATCGCAGAGGGTCGCAGAGTGTTTGAGTCCAGGCGAAGAATAAACATGGCAAACAAACAGATTAATCCAGAGCACTGGGCAGATATTTTAGCCAGAGTACGTGGGAAAAATCTCCCAAAGGGAACTGAAATACCCCAGGTCATTCAAACCACCACTCCTCCATCCGTGAGTCCAGAAGTGACaccccttctgcctgctgttcctcctccCTCGGTATCTCCTGCATGGACCACGAGCAGTACCGAAGAAACCTCAGCAGATGCATCTCTGTTTGGTGAGGAGGATGAGGTTTCCAGTACTGTGTCCTCAACCAAGATGGGACTGGAAAGTGGACAGGATGGAGGAATTCTTTCTGATCCCAAAGTGACAAGCACACATCTGGAAGAATTCATTGACCATGACTTTTCTAACAGTGAGGATACAGCTCCTGCTGAAGTTGACCCAAAGTGGGCTACAGCCAGCATGCCTCATGCATCTTCTCCTACTCTGCAAACCCTAGACCTGGTCTCTGAGGAGTTCACTGGTGAAAATACAGCCACAGAGAGCTGGCCTCCAGTAGATGCTGGATCCATTCCAGAGCCTACTTCAAATGATTATGAGTCTCCGTTGGATGCCGTCTCTTTGGCTGAGTCCGAGACTATACCATATATGCCCCCAGATTTGGAGACTAACCCACAACCAGATGCAGAGAACTTGGAAGAGCTGACCTCTGCTCCTTTTCTGCCCAACACCGTTTTATGGGTTGATGACTCCAGGACATCGGAACCCATAGGAGGGCTCACATTGGGGGAGCCAGATGCTCTATCACAAGGACATCCACAGGGAGAAACAGATGACAGACACCTTGTGAAAGGTGCTTTGAGCACTCAAGGCAGCCTGGTGATTGAAAAGGGCACAGAGGACAATTCCAAGGCCCTACAGGAAGGAGATATGCCAGAGAAAGACCCCACAAACTCCCAAAGTCCTGAGAGTATGGGAAAGCATGTCGGATCTACCACTCTTCTTGACTCGGCCCTGGGAGTGAATGGTGTCACTCCCTTTACACATCCCGGCGAAACCACACTCGGCCCTCTCTTTGACAAAGTCACCACCACGGTAGCAGCAGTGATGCCAACCGAGAAGGCCACTTCACCTCTGGAGCTGACCACTCAGCCTTCTCGAAAGAGACCCAATGGGAGGAGGAGATTTCGCCCCCACAGATTCCGACACCGCCATAAACAAACTGTACCCACGACTTTCGCCCCAATGGAGGCGTTTTCTACTCGACCTACTCAAGCACCCGAAGGAAAGGCTCCAGACCACATGTGGAGTACGCCGGGAGCAAAATCTTGGGTTGACAGCACCGTTGGTATCCCCAAGCAgttggagatggagaagcaggcagaaccCATATCCAAGGGGACCCCACGAAGGAAACACGGGAAGAGACCAAATAAACATCGATATTTCACTTCTACGGTGAGCTCTCCAGCCTTTGCAACCACGCCCAGCCcttctctggaaaacaaacataaaaatgtcaTTGCCCCTGGTTTGGAAACTGTACTCTCATCGACAACCATTTCCCTGACAACTGGGGACCCTCACGGGAGAGCTGCTGTGACCACTACCACAAAAAGTCACTTACCATCCAATAAATTCCAAGAGATGATTCCAGTCACCCCTAAGCCTGAATGGGatggagaagaaatgaagaattatGGTGTCACAAACATCGAGGACTATAAAACCCACAGCTCAGTCCCTGACTCCTCCTTCACTAATGCGACATCACCTCCTGGCTCAGAGGTCTCCACTGTGGGAGAATTTCAGGAGGAATCAGCTCCCTCTGGCTTTCCAGGAACGTCACACTGGAATACCCCAAGTGTACACCAGCCTTGGAGGCTGCAGACAGACAAACCTCTTGCCAGCTCCATGGAAACCTTTACAGACTCACCTTTTCTTAAACAGGTGGAGGACCTGGGTGTTCCTTCTGAGTTTCCACCATCCTTTGCAGCCTCTACACTCTTTCAACCAGAAAAAGAGGTTGTTTCAACCACTGTCTCAAGCATAAAAGTAGAACCATCTTCAAGTAAGGCAGAAACCACCATCCGTGCTCAAGATCATCACGAAAGCACTCCAGTTGAAATTAGACCTCGGCATCACACCCCAACTCCTGTTCAAATGGAGAAGACAGAATCCCCACCCCAGGCCACCACTCTTGTGTCTTTGGTACAGACCTTCACGAAGCCCACACCTCTTCCTTCAAAGACACCTCCAACATCAACAGATTcgaaggaaaatgttttcttgaattATGTGGGGATCCCAGAAGCCAAAGCACCCCCCGTGAATAATGAGGGAACTCAACATATATGGACACCAAATGAATTATCTACCCCTTCTTCCAACCAGGATAAATTTAACCCAGCTCCAAAGCAGCCATTGGAAAAGGAAGCCTTGGATGGAAAGACCCCTAACAGTCTTCCACATGGCCACGATGGTAACCACCAGAATGGGAGAGTCCAAATGTTCCCCCAGCCAGCCAGAATTCCTGCCAAACCGATCCTGCCTAGGGGGACAGTGAGACCACCACATACGGCTACAGAAGGCTCCTTTAGATTCTTTGTAACTTTCCAGCCTCCCCGTCACTTGACCAACAAACCAGGAATAACGTCGTATCCTTCAAGGGTTTTGCCAGAGAACAAGCAGTTGACGACGCCGAGATTACCAAGTACGACAACTCCTTTTGTTCCAGTGCATAAGCCCAAACCTGGCATCCCCACTAAGTTGACTGACCCAGGGATGGGCCATTTCAACAGCAACTCCAAAGTGTTTGGGAACAACAACATCCCAGATCTCAGAGACCCTGTTGGTAAGCTTCCAAGTTCAAGAGTTCCCCATCATCCCAATGGAagattccctttctttttcaataagaCTCTGTCTTTCCCGCAGTTGGGAATTACTCTGAAGCCCCAGACGCCTACCTCTCCCACCCCTGtgataagagagagaaaagtcaacCCAGGTCCCTACAATAGGATACATTCTCAGAGCGTCATTCACGTGGACTTTGGTCCCCCGGCACCTCCATTATCGCACGTGCCCCAGGCCACGGGGCCACCCTCCACAAACTTACAGAACATCCCTGTGGTCTACTCCACCCGGAGCTCCATCCCCTTCATGGCGTCTTCTGGCcagccttccagaagcttccatcaGAGCAGCTCAAAGCTCTTCTCTGCTGCAGGGCCCCCTGCATCCAACTTTTGGATGGTTGGGGAAAAGCCCCAAATCCTCACCAAATCCCCTCAGACCATGTCTGTCACTGCAGAGACAGATGCTGTGTTCCCGTGTGAGGCCACAGGGAAACCCACACCTTTCATTACGTGGACAAAGGTTTCTACAG GCGCTCTCATGACCCCCAACACCAGAGTGCAGCGGTTCGAGGTCCTGAAGAACGGGACCCTTGTCATCCGGAAGGTGCAAGTGCAGGACCGAGGCCAGTACCTGTGCACCGCCAAAAACCTGCACGGGGTAGACAGGATGGCCGTCCTGCTGACCGTCACTGTGCAGCAGCCCCAGATCCTCGCGTCCCACTACCAGGACGTCACCGTGTACCTGGGAGACACTATCGCCATGGAGTGTCTGGCCAAGGGAACCCCAGCTCCCCAAATCTCCTGGATTTTCCCGGACAGGAGGGTGTGGCAGACCGTGTCCCGCGAGGAGGGCAGAATCACGCTGCACGAAAACCGGACCCTGTCCATCAAAGAGGCCTCTTTCTCAGACAGGGGAGTGTACCAGTGCGTGGCCAGCAACGCGGCGGGCGCGGACAGCCTGGCCATCCGCCTCCACGTGGCGGCCCTGCCGCCGGTCATCCACCAGGAGAAGCTGGAGAACATCTCGCTGCCCCCGGGGCTCAACATCCACATCCACTGTACGGCCAAGGCCGCGCCCCTGCCCAGCGTGCGCTGGGTGCTGTGGGATGGAACCCAGATCCGCCCGTCGCAGTTCATCAACGGGAACCTGTTCGTCTTCCCCAACGGCACGCTCTACATCCGCAACCTGGCGCCCAAGGACAGCGGCCGCTACGAGTGCGTGGCCGCCAACCTGGTGGGCTCCGCGCGCAGGACCGTGCAGCTGACCGTGCAGCGCGCGGCGGCCAACGCGCGCATCACCGGCACCTCCCCGCAGAGGACCGACGTGCGCTACGGCGGGACCCTCCGCCTGGACTGCAGCGCCTCGGGGGACCCCTGGCCACGCATTCTCTGGCGACTGCCGTCCAAGCGAATGATAGACTCGCTCTTCAG CTTTGACACCAGAATCAAGGTGTTTGCCAACGGGACCCTGGTGGTGAAATCCGTCACGGACAAAGATGCGGGAGACTACCTGTGCGTTGCCAGGAATAAGGTCGGAGATGACTTTGTCGTGCTCAAGGTGAACGTGGTCATGAAACCAGCCAAGATTGAGCACAAGGAGGAGAATGACCACAAGGTCTTTTACGGGGGTGACCTGAAAGTGGACTGTGTGGCCACTGGGCTGCCCAACCCCGAGATCTCCTGGAGCCTCCCGGATGGCAGCCTGGTCAACTCCTTTATGCAGTCTGATGACGGCGGTGGCCGTACCAAGCGTTACGTGGTTTTTAACAACGGGACCCTCTACTTCAATGAGGTGGGCATGCGGGAGGAAGGGGATTACACCTGCTTTGCCGAAAACCAGGTTGGTAAGGATGAGATGAGGGTGCGGGTCAAGGTGGTGACTGAGCCCGCCGCCATCCGGAACAAGACATACTCCGTGGTCCAGGTCCCTTACGGTGATGTGGTCACGGTCGCCTGTGAAGCCAAAGGGGAGCCCACGCCCAGGGTGACGTGGCTTTCTCCAACCAACAGGCTGATTCCCGCCTCCTCTGATAAGTATCAGATTTATCAGGATGGCACTCTCCTCATTCAGAAAGCCCAGCGCTCAGACAGCGGCAATTACACCTGTGTGGTCAGAAACAGCGCCGGGGAGGACAGGAAAACCGTCTGGATTCACGTCAACGTCCAGTCGCCCACCATCAATGGACACCCCAACGCCATCACCACCGTGCGGGAGATCGCTGCTGGCGGGAGCCGCAAACTCATTGACTGCCAGGCAGAAGGCATCCCCACCCCAAGAGTCTTGTGGGCCTTTCCCGAGGGCGTGGTTCTGCCAGCCCCGTACTATGGGAACCGGATCACCATCCATCGCAATGGCACGTTGGACATCAGGAGTCTCAGGAAGAGTGACTCTGTGCAACTGGCATGCATCGGCCGCAATGAGGGTGGGGAAGCCAGGCTGATTGTGCAGCTCACGGTCTTGGAACCCGTGGAGAAGCCCATCTTCCACGACCCAGTCAGTGAGAAGATCACCGCCATGGCCGGCCACACCATCAGTCTCAACTGCTCGGCCGCAGGGACCCCAACGCCCACCCTGCTGTGGGTCCTTCCCAACGGGACGGAGCTCCAGAGCGGCCAACAGCTACAGAGGTTCTACCATAAGGGTGATGGCATGTTGCACATCAGTGGCCTCTCCTCTATGGATGCCGGGGCTTACCGCTGTGTGGCCCGGAACTCCGCCGGCTACACGGAGAGGCTGGTGTCTCTGAAGGTGGGCGTGAAACCCGAGGTCAGCAACCAGTACCACAATCTGGTGAGCATCATCAACGGGGAAACCCTGCAGCTGTCCTGCGTCCCTCCAAGGGGCCGGCCGGCTCGTTTCTCTTGGACGCTTCCCAACACCATGCTCTTAGAGGGCCCCCAAACACGGGGACGCTTTTCCCTCTGGGAAAATGGTACCCTCATGGTCCGTGATGCCTCCGTGTTTGACAGGGGGACTTACATGTGCAAGGTGGACACTGAGTATGGCCCCTCTGTCATGAACTTTCCGGTTATCGTGATAGCATATCCTCCCCGGATCACCAGCGAGCCAACACCCGTTATCTACACACGGCCCGGCAACACCGTCAAGATGAACTGCATGGCCATGGGGATTCCCAAAGCCGAGATCACCTGGGACCTGCCAGACAAATCACACCTGACTGCCGGGGCACAGGCCCGTCTTTATGGGAACAGATTCCTTCACCCCCAAGGCTCCTTGACCATCCAGCAGGCCACGCACAGAGATGCAGGCTTCTACAAGTGCACTGCAAAGAACATCCTAGGCACTGACTCAAAGACTACTTATATCCACGTCTACTGA